The DNA window taggaaaagggaaaaaaaggtgaTGTGGGGCCCAGATGGGTTTGTAAGCCACTTCTCCAATCGTGTTCCTGAGAAAGGGCTGCCCTTCACGTGCGGGGGGCTCTGCACTGGCAACTGTTAGCAATCCCCCTGCTTCGCCCTTGGCAGAAGCTGGGAGCACCCGTCCTCCCAGCAGGTAACGAGTAGTGTGCTGCTCTTCTGTTCGCAGGGCGGCAGCTCCTCCCAGCTCCAGTCGTGGACTGTCCAGCCCTCCTTCGAAGTGATCTCTGCACAGCCGCCGCTCTTACTCCTTCATCCGCCCGTCCCGTCTCCCGTCAGGCCCTGTCACGCTGGCGAGAAAAAGTCGGACTCCAGGAACTACTTGCCCATCCTGAATTCTTACACCAAAATAGCCCCACATCCAGGCAAAAGGGGCCTTTCCCTCAGCCCCAAAGAAAGAGAACGTGGAACGCAGAAGAAAATCCGTACCGAGAGACCTGGGCCGAGCTCGCCTGCCAGTGAGCCCACCAAGACTGGCGCTGTGTCCTCCAGTCCCCCGCCTGCGGCACCCCCCAGCACCAAGCTGGCAGAGGACTCAGCTCTGCAGGGTGTGCCCTCCCTAGTGGCAGGCGGAAGTCCACAGACTCTTCAGCCGGTGTCCAGCAGCCACGTGGCTAAAGCTCCCAGTCTGACCTTTGCGTCCCCCGCCAGTCCTGTCTGTGCCTCCGACAGTACTCTGCATGGGCTGGAGAGCAACTCCCCGCTCTCGCCGCTGCCGGCTAATTATAGCTCGCCTCTGTGGGCCGCGGAGCCCCTCTGCCGCAGCCCGGATATCTTCGCGGAGCAGCGGCAGAGCAGACACAGGCGCTTCCAGAACACCCTGGTAGTCCTGCACAAGTCCGGCTTGCTGGAGATCACTTTGAAAACCAAGGAGTTGATTCGTCAGAACCAGGCGACCCAGGTGGAGCTAGACCAGCTGAAGGAGCAGACACAGCTACTGTTAGAGGCCATCAAGAGCAGGGCTCCTCAGGCTTGGGCCAAGCTGCAGGCGTCTTTAGCGTCCGGGTCTAGTCATACTGGCAGTGACCTAGACGCATTCTCTGCCCACCCAGACATATAGCACAGAGGGTGTATCTTCGTGGTACTTGAGTGGTTCTTTCCAACCCTTTGCCTGTTACCTTACTCCCATTTCCCAAAGCTTGTGTAAGAGCTTCTCCTTCTAACCTAAACTGTTTGGCGGGTCACTTATGAAGCCACCTGCCCGTACCTGGCTGCTGTCTTAACCTGTGGTCTAGGCACAGTTTACATACGTCTGTTCCGCTGAGGGCCTCAGCTTCAGGGTGTCCTTGAGTCCCTTTTCCTTAGCCTGCAGGCACTCGGATGGCTCACAGGGCCAAGCAGGAGAGAGGAGTGTGTGAGGCTCTTCTGATTGCCGCCCCCACCATCCCTCCCGCTCACTGTGCTCAGAGGCGCAGTGGCCCGGATGCGCGTACAGAGTGGTGCCCGTCATGCCAGGAGTGGGCGCCATAAGGATCCCTTCACAGGTCTTCCCTTGAATGTCTTACAGAAAAGTCACAGAGAAAAGTGGGAGGAAGTGTGTGTGCATTCCTGAGGCACCGCGGCACCTGGACGAAACCTGAAATGCTCTGGGCACAGGTCGGGCATAGGGTGCAAGCCCTTAATCACTTACAGCTTTGTTTCTTGAACCCGAAAGCCAGGGggaaagggcagttccatctCACTCTTACACTTTCAACACGACCCAGGATCCTCTTCACTTAACCTGGTGAAGAGACTCTGTGCCGCCTGGCATCGCAGCGGGTGAGCCGCTCTGTTGCCTTAGAGTCTAAGGAAAGACATGGTCAGTATCTCTTGGTCAGGAGCTGGAAGGTTCTGGTACtttgtgcttttcttctttctccttttgaagCAATGCAACCAGTTTTATgtgtgaaattttttttaaattttagagagagaaacatcgattttgttgttcaacttatttatgcgttcattgtttgattcttgtatgtgccctgaccggggattgaacccacgaccttggtatattgggaagACGCTCTAACCagttgagccacccagccaggtctTACATGTGAACATCTTAAGGATAGCTTTTCATGGTTCCTGAGAGTGAGTAAGTAGTGTGAGTTGACCTGCTGctgccactttttttttcttttgtttttctaaaagatgAAACAAGTGATTATTAAGCGTGATGGATTTGGGATTAAGATCATCCTGAGGTTATGAGCTATCAGCCCACAAACTTGGGAAACATTCTATCAGTTTTCTCTTGGCCTCCAGAGTCTTCATGTCTCCCATGTGACGTGGTACAACTGGGGAGCAGCGTCTTCTGTGTTTCTTCCGTGCGCTGGATATTGGCAGCAACCCCAAAAGTATAGTGTTGCTCTTGTGAGCTTCATCTGGGAGTGCAGGGTGTGATGAGAGTGTACACACGATACACATTCTTACAGCTTCCTTGTTAAGGTAAACTAGATTTCCACTAACAAAGTTTCaaagtttttctcatttaaaaatttcatcctCTTAAAAATCTAAGTAACAACTTCTGGATGACCAGCTTTTCTGCAAGGAAAATGTTCTTGAAGTTTTACTAAGGCCAGAAAGAAGCTAAAGCTCATATTTGCTAGGTAGTGGTAACTCTAACATAGTTTAAAAACTACAAGGCTTTGGGTTGCCTGCGCTTTGTTCTCAAATATGCCCAAGTTAGGTAAGACAGACTTAGAAATAAATGACTTGGTAAAACTTCTGTACTCTCCTGATCAATGCAGAATTACCACCTGCCTTTTGCTTTCTGAAAGAGTTTCAAAAAGTCAGAGTAAGTGTGTCTTTAAGCAGACTCAGCGAGTGAGTAATTTTGTCCTGGCCTACTCCCGTTGCCTCCCCAAATCTCTGGAACTCCAGCAGCTCTGCTCTGCGCACCGCGCTAGGCAGCTTCCTTTCTGGGAGAGTGTATTTGGCAGCAAAGCTATGGAGACAGGTGCATTCAGAACAGCCTGGGCACAAGTCATGAGTCTTAGTGTCAAACACCTGAACAGAGTTGCTGAGAACCAAACTGATTCCATCGGAAAACCCTCTGTGGAGCTATAAGCCTCTTGGACTCTTCTTCCTAGATTAAGGTTTACATTTCCCTTCCTGTCCTGGTAAAAGATGATGAGAGCCATCACTGATCCTCACTGCTGAGTGGCAGGAAGAAGCAGCGCCACTCCTGGCTCTTCTCTGGTCTCAGTGCTGGAAGTCTCTCTAGGCTCTTAGCATGGGCGTTCTTTCCCTAGGGGGGCTGTAGGCAGGTGAAGCCAAGTAGAGACTTAGACCTTGGAAGGACACTCCATTGAAACTAGCAGACGTTTGGGGCCGGGATCCAGGTCGGCAAATGGAGGATCCTTGGAGTTGACTCGAAAGACCTTCGCTGGTTGCATGGAGCTGTAAGTAGTAATGGTCTCCGTGGGGCAGAATGTGGTCTGGTATGACGCCCGGTGACAGAACTACTGTTTGCTGAAAGTGAGAAGACTTTCTTAGCTCAAACCAGTCCTTAAGAGAACTTctggcaggtttttttttttttggcaatatTGAAACACATCTAGAAAAAGCTGCTGATTGAATTGGTTTTGGGAATGGAGTTTAATGACATTGTAATTTATTACACTCTCATTGCTGTTTATTGATCATAGTATTGTCTGACTTTACTCTGATTCCTTCAGCAGAAAAGTAACTCTCGTGCATATACTGAAGTGTTTTTCCAGCTATGCATTCTTTAGGGTAGAGATTTATTTACCAAATGTGAATTCTTTTGAGGAAGTATGAAGTTTTGTAGAGATTGACTGTGAAttgtcagagaaaaataaaagtcacttaCTTGAAAACTAGTTGGCCTTTTTGCTTTGTAACTGCTTAAAAATACTAAGTGGAACCCAGAGTAAACGTTTGATTTGATTGAAGTCCCAAACATGTGCACTCATGTCATCGGGCACGTCGGGATTAGACGCTGAGCTTGCAGAAGTCCATCACTCAGACTGACCGCTGTGAAGCTACAGGAAATACCAGCAGTCAGTCTCAAGACAAACGAGTGATGCAATGTCCTTAGACCCTGGGAGGTTATACAGGgtaggctgggaggaggggagagtacAGCCCAGTGATTCCTTCCATCCGACCTGACGATTTAACGAGTcgaatttttaaatgacagaactACTCCAGTTGTCTACTGGGATAAACTGCAGCCACGTTAAGTGAAGTTCTTTCTACAACAGAGGGTGCCCCGGCAAGGGCTCCACCGGGCCTTCCTCCGCGCTTCTTGGAGTTGATTCCCGATGCCCTGCCCCTCTCAAGGCTCACCTGCAGAGTCTCAACAGGGAGATGTGTggtgtcctccctgccccccaagcGCCCCGTGGGATTTGTTTAAGACcctggaaaaacaaaaagcctaTCCTCATGTAGAGGCCTATAGGGTCGCCATAGTCTAACCCTTACAGCATTATTTCTCCCCCACGCCATTTGCTGAGTTGCTTTGGGACCCCAGACAAGCGAGAGCCCCCAAAGCAGGCTCTGCGAGACTGAGGCGGGCACAGCTCCTGAGCGTGCACCCCTCAGCCCCTCAGCCTGATCTCCAGACGTGGAAACAATGTCCACTTAGGAGGCCTGTGCGCGGACTGTCTGTTTAATCCTCATGTTTTATGGCATCGCTGCAGATCGCAGCCTGTGTGCTGGGGTCTGGGACCTGCACGCGCCTGTCACATCTAGTACTCACTGACAAGGGGACTTCGGATAGGTCACTGACCTTCTCTGGGTGTCAGTCCTCTCAGTTGAATAATAAAGCATCGGAACTGGCTCTCTCCAGTTCTCGGCTCTAACCGTGTGTAAGATCTCTGGCTCTCTTACAGATGAGTGAGCCATAAAGttaatgtacttaaaacattttaacctACAAAGTAGGTTCCTAGCGCTCTGTTAAGATGGCTTTATGTGACAGTGCTCTGCCAGAGTCTCGTCTCATCACAGGTGACTCTGGAAGAGCCATGTTGCCAGTCCACACTGGTTTGTCTTTCTTATCGTTACCTGCTTGCAGCTCCCATGGATTCACTAATTCCCCTAGAAAAGACTCTTTCCAAGCAAAGAATTATTAGCCCCAAAGGAGAGTAACTTGGGGTTCAATGAAATAATGGCCTTCCCTGGTCAGTCATCTGCGAACAGTGCTTTCCTCTCACCGAGGTGAAGGATGTAACTGGTTTTATGTTTTGGAGAGTATGTCATTtagcttttatttccttcctgatTTCTCTGCCCACCCCCGGGAAGGATGTTTCTGTGCATCTGATAAGGAGTCTCTTAGGTTGATTTAACATTATTTCTCAGGTAGTCCCAGCCTCCCTGGAGGTGGTGGCACTTTGTGAGGACATTTTTCAGGGCCCAGCCTTCTGGCTGTGACCTTTCATCCGCACCGGCAGAGAGATGAGTGATGAGAAGTGGTCAGGCTGGGCAACAGAGCAGCCGGAACGGCGGGGAGGGAGACAGCAGGCAGCAGAGCTGATCCTGCTGCCACGGTTCCCGCTATCACGAGAGGAGGAGAGTAATACTTTGCTGTCCACGTGGCATCCCGAGATTACAGTGGAgtgcaaaaaaaaatgactcGAGGGTTTCAAAATTGCTCCGCAGAGCCAGGCAGCCTCCTTGCCCAAAACCCAGCAATGGAACGAATACGAGCGATGGCATTCCACCCCTTGGGGTTGTCATTTGCTCGGAATAATCAAGACTATCTTTTACCAAAATCTCATTTACAGCTAATGGGAAGAGAGGACATCCCAATCCATCCTCCGACTGGGCTGTTGCAAGGAGTTATTCTGTAGGCCCAAGTACGCTGGCTTTTTCTTCTCAGAATTGCTCCGTTTTTCTTAGAACACGTGGCCCTcctatctctttctttttctgaagggTGGTTATGCAAGATGTTAGACAGTCACTTGAAAGAACAGTCTGTATGGTTCCTGCCTCCAATTACAGCAGCTGGAGGAGATgagcaagaaagggagaaaagcctGTGGAGTCCGAAGTTAACACAGCGAGTGAGTAGGTGGCGGCTGTCAGGAAAGGATGGGGAATAAAGGCTGAAAACGGGATCGGAGGCCAGCCGGCGTGAGGGCCCCTGTCAGGCTGCATGATTAGCGAGTGGAACTAGGCCTTCAGAGTGGCTTGAGAGGCTGAGAGTAAAAATAGCTGCCTTTAATTTTCCTAAAGACTCAGGAATCGCAGTGGCTTTGGAGGAGGGCTCCACAGTTCTGGTAAAAGTCCCTGTAACAGAGGTGGGCCGGGGCCTGTGCTCTCCGGGGGTTACCCATAAGCCTTCCACTGCTGGGTGGGTAGAGGGGAGTGCTTGGCCCGGAACCTGCCCATCGTCTGGGGCTGAGAAAGCACCTGAGAAACCACTACTACTTGTAGATGGTAAAACCGAAATACCCCTAGAGAGAGCTGGGTTGAAATCACCATTCCTGCCCACTCCTTATACGAATCAACAAATTGCCCCCAAGTTGGGAGAAGAGAAGAAGCTTAAAACTACCCACAAATACAAACCTGCATCTTCTGCAGGCCCTGCATCGTGTTGAATGGATGCACGAAAGCCTGGATGCGGAGGTGCGGTCCTCCTAGTGAAGGTTCAAGTCTGACCCCTCTGCTCTCCAGCAAGTCCTCTGGGCTTCTCCTCGAGTGTCACTGGCTTGCTCAGGAAAAGCAAATGAGTGGTCACTTAAGCAGAccacagagagggaaggaagggcaagCAGCCCAGGACACCCACAGCCAATGATGAAACTCCAAGTGTGGTTCAGACTGTGAGCTTTTCCCTAGCGGTCCCGGCCCTGCGGCAGACCGCGGGGGCGAGGATAGCTAAGGTGCAAGTCTCTTTTCAAAGTCTCCATGTTGATGCTTGTCTAGTAAAGAGTATTTGGAAGAATGTGCTGCTCTCATTCTTGAAACATTTTCCAAGCCTCGGGTACACTGTGAAGCCACTAAGTTACTAGTGAGCCAGTAAGTCCCTCGTGCTGCTGTGTGTGTTAGGTTGGGCCACGGTGACGGGGGTGGCCTCCTGGCCCCGCCAGCTGCAGGGGATTGGGAAACGGGAGAGTACACAGTGAGCGAGTGGTAAGTGTCTCTGtcagtgtgaattttttttttttttaatctcaagaaAAAAGGGCTCTGGGACCCACAGGGTCAGaagtgaggcagcagctgacaGCACAGGTCAGCCTCACGGTAAGTCCCACTCTGGAGACCTTTCAACAGCCTCAAACGTGTGGTCCCAACCACTCTGTTTTTcacgcacacacaccccctcAAACTTGCATTATTCTCAAACCCTGATCATTTCTACTTGGGAAAGTGTTCAGGAGTCCTGAAGTGTACCTGACCAAACATTGTCTTTGTGATTCCTCAGGATAACAAATACATAAAGTTGCCAACACATTTCTGTCCCAGGTGCTGGCCTGGTTGTAGAGTGTGAAATGGCAAAGGACACAGCATGGCCCCTGCTCACATTCCAGTGGGAGGCAGCAATGACCATCAGTCAGCCAGTCACCCCCTGGATGGTCCCAGTCTCACTGGGTCTTACACGTCTAAAGTTGGGTGTGCAAGCCGGTTAAAGTGGCACATCCTACTCGTTTCATGTTAAAGATTAACATTCTAATAACCTTTGGGTTTAGCATCCTTTGATTAGGGTAAGAGTCCTTAAGGTTAGTTAGTTAAACTAGTAGTTGAGAACAGAAGTGTTGATATAGGCTCAACATATTAATTAGTTGATAAGTTCATCTCAACACCCAAACACACCAGTGGAGAGTTCTCAGAAGTGGATTATCCTGTTCAGCGACTCACCGTCAGACTTCTGAGCTCATCCACGGCAGCACCTGTGTCTGCCTTCCCCCGCTAGCCCCCCGCGGCTGCCAGCTGAAGCATTCACACAACCTCGAGCACGAGCACCTTCCTAAGAATTGCAGTAGGACCTGATCCTGTCCCTGGCAGCACCAAACACTTACTGACGCCCAAGACCTACAGAAGATCGCATGTGGTCCCAGCCCTCACAGCTCAGCCCCGAGACACAACTCCCAGGGAAAGCAGAAGCTCAAGGTAGTATGGCCCGGTGCCCAAGGCCAACTCCGGACCAGAGTTGGAGGAGTGCTCCAAAGCCTCGAGAGGAACCCAGGGCCAGTTGAGATTCAAGCTCAGCTTTGGCGGTGGAGTTTAGGCAAGCTGGGAGGATGGGAACAGCATTTTAGCCAAAGGGAAGAACATGAGGCATCAGGGTGAAGTGGAAATATCATGGCTTTGGATCTGGATCCAGTTTCTGTGTGATCCTAGCAACTTAGatcacttctctgggccttgtttcctcatttgttagGTTACCACCTGCTCAAAGGTGACTGTGCCATGATGCGGACAGTGTCTGTCTAGAACAGGGGCCTTGCATGGCAGGCGCTCTGTTGAGAGCAGTAACCATACAAACAGTAATCATAGGGTTGTTTCCGCCGTCATTTGAGGGCTGAGGACAGACCAGCTGAGCTGGCCTCGCCTCAGTCCAAGGTCAGTCTTTCACTTTGTACTTACAGGCAGTGAGCAGCCAACCAGCCCAGCTCTCTGTGGGCGTCCTACACCCTGCTGCACCCAGAACAGAGCCCCTCCTTGGAACACACCCTCAGAGTACTTGGCAAGCACGCTCTCCCCAGGCTGTCCCAGGCCTCACCCCTCTTCAGGGCTATtcagccagggggtggggagctATTGCTTGTCTGCCCTGTCCTAGCCAGGACCCTTAATCTCACACCCGGCCCAGCCTCCCACAGGCGCAAACTCTTCTCCACACCTGTATCTGGTGAATTCATCAATCCCCACCTTGCTCATGTTACTGCCCTCCTCAGGCACCTTTGCGGCTGAAGTTCTAGCCTAGGCTGCACAGTGGAAGCCTCGGGGACCTCTTAAAATCCCGATGCCAAGGCCACACCCAGACCGACCAATTCTATCAGATTCTCTGGGAGGTAGGACCTCTCTCTACCCAACTCCCACCAGTAAAATTGAAAACTCCTCTGGTGACTGCAAGTGTGCAGACAAAGCTGGCAACTACTACAACGGCTCCCTCCTGTGGGACTGGGATTGGACTGGGCTTGCGCGGGGACTAGCCCACACGATACAGTAAGTGTGACTAGCAGCATCACCACCCCCCTGGAagcttgtgagaaatgcagaatCAAAGGCGCAGCTGATTGGAGTCCGCATTTTACCAGATCCCCAGGTGACTCCCACACACTGTCAAGTTTGAGAAGCGCTGACACCAGCTTTTACTGGATGCTCACGGCGGTCCACATGCAATGCCAGGTGTTTTACACTCACCGTCTCGTCTCATCCTCGCAGTCTCTCAGCTATTAGCATCCCCTCTGACACACAAGGAAGCACCTGCCATTCCTTTGACAAATccttactgagtacctactaagtGAGAGGCTCGGTGCTAGAGACTGGGGATCAAAAATGGCTCCCCCCTGCTGGAGAAGAGCTCAGAGGCCAATGGGGTGTGAATGTCAACGTCagcacttaccagctgtgtgttCCCAGGAGACTTTCTTGGCCTGAGCATCAGGGTCCTCTTCTGCAGATCTGGGCTAGTCAACGCACAGGACTCATGATTCAGTGAACTTCCCTAGGCCAAGTACTCTCCACACGGCCTGGATCTGGCACAAGCCCAAGAATGGTCGCTattgttataaataaaaatattcccagGTGATAGGGAGGCGGTGAAGGGGGGGTACAACAGTCCCCGTTGGTACCTGTGGAAGAATGGCAGGGTTGAAAGTGAGGTCCTCAGGGCTAAGGGGGTGACGCACGGGAGCCAGGTAAGGGGGATCCGGGTATGCACAAGGCTGCTCTGTCCTGGCTCTCCCTGACTCCACTTGCCAGGATTAGGCTGCTTCTCCCCACTTTTCTGCAATGTAGATGAGTCTAGGATGAGACCACTATTAGCAAGCAGCACGAGTCTGGGGCCAGCTCTCACCCTTTGTCTCCCGAAGCTCTTTGCGGCTCTGCGAGGCAAGAGACCTAGCAGCCCCTTCAACTGGGGCTTGTTTTGCCCTAGGTCCTCCGGGGCGCTCCAACCTTTGTAGGGAGAGCACAGGCGCAGGGACTGCCGGGCGCATGGCCCGGCAGCGCCCCCATCCGGCGGAGCGAGCTACAGCAGCGGGCCCTAGAGGGTGCTGGGGTGCCACGCACGCGCGCGCCGCCACAACGCACCTGGATTGGTGGTTGAGCCCCAGCCCCACGCGTCCCTTGTCCCACAGGGTGGGACCTGGCAGTGGAATTACGGCCCTGGCGCGCGCGGGGGCCTGAGGAATCAATTTAGGGGGTTCGTGTTCCTCGGAGGGCACCATTGTTCCctgtaatttaattttctctcctGAAAGCGTTGCTAATTAAGTCCTTTCTCCGGTGAGCCGTCGCTTcgcctcccgcccctcccccccgcctCCGGCTCCCCTCTGTTTATTAATTATCCAGCACGTGCGAGGGACCTCTCAGCTTCAACTGCCAGGCTCGCTCAGGTGGATGGGCCTTGCTGCCCGCTCAATTGGCCGCTGTCCTGGCTTGGATCGCAGAGCTCTCTCTGCACCTGGACCTGGCAAGCAATCCTTACAGACTAAGTAAAAGGCAGGATGGCACTTCCCCTGCTGCTGGTGACCTCTGCTGGCTAAGAACCCATCAAAATCAAATTCATGTCATTTCACCTCCTCTGCCTTTCCATCTCGCAAATCATACACCTCCCTGCCTTTTCTCTTAAGCTCtattcctgccttccctcctgctgTCCACAGCACAATGCCCTCAGCAGGTCTTCCAGACTGGGCCCAGTGGCTCGTGAAAGGTGGCACGGCATATTTATGGCATAGCCAGGACTAGAGCTCAGATCTTCTGAAACTTAGTCGCTCAGAGATCACACACTCAGAAGCCTCCAGGGACCCTACTGGTTGGGGAAGAGGGTGACTCGCTCTATGTAGGACAATCGGGAGAGGTGGAGTCTGTGGCAAAGTAGAACAAAGTAGACCTCCCCTTTGGGGGAAGTCATTCAAACCATGTGCTCCACTGAAGGCCAAGAGTGTCCAGTTCTTGATAAGTCTAAGATCCAATGATGGcagtgacttgtccagggtcacacagggaGTCAGCAGCAGAGCCAGTGGCCACTCTGGACTCATCATACAGCGATCTTTCCAAGATGCCACTTACAGGACGGGGATAGgtgctctccccactccccccacccccca is part of the Desmodus rotundus isolate HL8 chromosome 7, HLdesRot8A.1, whole genome shotgun sequence genome and encodes:
- the CIPC gene encoding CLOCK-interacting pacemaker, which produces MERKTPPREGPRRLSAKLGKGTEVKKVAHQLGTAAAESDKDSGFSDGSSECLSSAEQMDSEDVLSALGWSRPDRPRQNSKTAGSAFPTLSPMVVMKNVLVRQGGSSSQLQSWTVQPSFEVISAQPPLLLLHPPVPSPVRPCHAGEKKSDSRNYLPILNSYTKIAPHPGKRGLSLSPKERERGTQKKIRTERPGPSSPASEPTKTGAVSSSPPPAAPPSTKLAEDSALQGVPSLVAGGSPQTLQPVSSSHVAKAPSLTFASPASPVCASDSTLHGLESNSPLSPLPANYSSPLWAAEPLCRSPDIFAEQRQSRHRRFQNTLVVLHKSGLLEITLKTKELIRQNQATQVELDQLKEQTQLLLEAIKSRAPQAWAKLQASLASGSSHTGSDLDAFSAHPDI